One segment of Pseudanabaena sp. PCC 6802 DNA contains the following:
- a CDS encoding filamentous hemagglutinin N-terminal domain-containing protein, with translation MVNQRRKSGVRVVSSAICVACSAIAPTLVTDPAFAQIVPDRTLGDRNSVVVPNVIRNGVAIDRIDGGAVRGSNLFHSFQQFNINLGQRVYFNNPSGIANIFSRVTGGNVSNIDGVLGVLGNANLFLLNPSGIIFGPNARLDVGGSFVASTANSIKFGDGIEFSATESQTPPLLTISVPTGLQFGNTAAKIVTRSQADNVGLQVPTGKTLALVGGDLDIAGGFLTAERGRIELGSVAPTSLVSLAPIPQGWLLGYQGVNDFQDIKLSQLAFVDTTDRTTNNGGGDIQVQGRQLLITEGSAIQATTLGALPGGNIQVTTTDSIEVVGKSQGFNSGIAATVCATGIDCSRATGNGGDISLITKLLSVRDGAQITTNTFGSGRAGNLIVKAARIELVGTDGEIASGLFASSNSFGNSGNLTIDAQRLLVLDGAIAQVTTFSSGKAGDLTVNANTIELNGAYRRSSDRATISGGLKASSDINSTGNGGNLVVNAGRFTILNGAEAQSSTLGSGRAGTVTVKASELVELSGRTFDNRFASAIRTASGLEGVTTTATGQAGDVTIAAPTVIVRNGAEIKVSATGTGAAGNLNIDANLVRLDRQGTLQAETRAGDRGNINLQTRDSLQLLRNSNISANAFGTATGGNVFINATTLAALQNSDISANAEFAFGGRVIANVPQGYFNTPDSEITATSALGQEFNGVVEIRTPDIDASKGLVTLSLTPVDVSKLIAQRCLADRKGNEFIITGRGGLPTLPNDLLRTNSTLEDLGREESLLKSDRNSPVESSAQSSESSHLNSASQAEIITEAQQWAIAKDGKVVLLSQVPHSQSPGHAIGAITCPK, from the coding sequence GTGGTAAATCAACGCCGAAAATCAGGGGTTCGTGTTGTTAGCAGCGCCATCTGTGTAGCTTGTAGCGCGATCGCACCCACTCTAGTTACCGATCCGGCTTTTGCACAAATTGTTCCCGATCGCACGCTCGGCGATCGCAATTCTGTAGTGGTTCCTAATGTAATTCGCAATGGCGTAGCGATCGATCGCATTGATGGTGGTGCCGTGCGGGGTTCCAATCTCTTCCATAGCTTTCAACAGTTTAACATCAATCTCGGGCAGAGAGTTTACTTCAACAATCCCAGCGGGATCGCTAATATCTTTAGTCGCGTCACTGGCGGTAATGTTTCCAATATTGATGGGGTATTGGGAGTTTTGGGCAATGCCAATCTATTTCTGCTAAATCCTAGCGGTATTATCTTTGGCCCTAATGCTCGACTGGATGTTGGTGGTTCTTTTGTGGCTAGCACTGCTAACAGCATCAAATTTGGCGATGGCATTGAATTTAGCGCTACAGAATCGCAAACACCACCTTTATTAACGATTAGCGTACCAACCGGATTGCAGTTTGGCAATACCGCTGCGAAGATCGTCACCCGTTCTCAAGCAGACAATGTGGGATTGCAGGTGCCGACTGGAAAGACATTAGCCCTGGTGGGAGGAGATTTAGACATCGCTGGTGGATTTCTCACTGCTGAAAGGGGAAGGATCGAACTGGGTAGCGTGGCTCCTACCTCCCTGGTCAGCCTCGCTCCCATTCCTCAAGGTTGGTTGTTAGGATATCAAGGTGTGAATGACTTTCAAGATATTAAGTTATCGCAGTTAGCCTTTGTGGATACTACCGATCGCACGACTAACAACGGTGGTGGTGATATCCAGGTGCAGGGTCGCCAGTTGCTGATTACTGAAGGGTCAGCCATCCAGGCAACTACATTAGGTGCTTTGCCTGGCGGGAATATTCAGGTAACGACAACTGATTCCATCGAAGTGGTTGGCAAATCTCAAGGCTTTAATAGTGGGATAGCGGCAACCGTTTGTGCGACAGGCATTGACTGTTCTCGTGCCACTGGCAATGGTGGGGATATTAGCCTGATAACAAAGTTACTGAGCGTGCGAGATGGCGCGCAGATTACGACAAATACCTTTGGCAGTGGCAGAGCAGGTAACTTAATCGTTAAAGCCGCTCGGATCGAGTTAGTCGGTACTGATGGTGAAATCGCTAGCGGTTTATTTGCCTCATCGAATTCGTTTGGCAATAGCGGCAATCTCACGATCGATGCACAGCGTTTACTGGTTCTGGATGGAGCGATCGCTCAGGTTACCACATTTAGCTCCGGTAAGGCGGGAGACTTAACCGTTAACGCAAATACGATCGAACTAAATGGGGCGTATAGGCGCAGTAGCGATCGCGCCACAATATCGGGTGGATTGAAGGCTTCCTCGGATATCAACTCCACGGGTAACGGTGGGAACCTGGTAGTTAATGCGGGACGGTTTACAATCCTCAACGGTGCTGAAGCCCAGTCCAGCACTCTCGGATCGGGTAGAGCTGGGACTGTGACTGTCAAGGCATCGGAATTAGTGGAATTGTCGGGGCGCACTTTTGACAATCGATTTGCCAGTGCGATCCGCACTGCGTCAGGTTTAGAGGGGGTTACTACCACTGCCACAGGGCAAGCAGGGGATGTGACGATCGCAGCTCCAACTGTAATTGTCCGTAACGGTGCAGAGATTAAAGTGAGTGCAACTGGCACGGGAGCGGCGGGTAACTTGAATATTGACGCTAATTTGGTGCGCCTGGATCGGCAGGGTACCTTGCAGGCGGAAACTAGAGCAGGCGATCGCGGCAATATCAACCTGCAAACCAGAGATTCGTTGCAATTACTGCGCAACAGCAACATCTCAGCCAATGCTTTTGGCACGGCTACTGGTGGCAATGTGTTTATTAATGCTACAACTCTGGCAGCACTCCAGAATAGCGATATCAGTGCTAATGCAGAGTTTGCTTTTGGCGGTCGCGTAATCGCGAACGTACCGCAAGGCTATTTTAACACGCCAGATAGTGAAATCACTGCTACCTCAGCATTAGGACAAGAGTTCAATGGCGTGGTAGAAATCCGCACGCCAGATATTGATGCCAGTAAAGGACTTGTGACTCTCTCCCTCACTCCCGTTGATGTTAGCAAGTTAATTGCCCAACGATGTTTGGCCGATCGCAAAGGTAACGAATTTATCATTACAGGTAGGGGTGGGTTACCAACATTACCCAACGATCTATTGCGGACAAATAGCACGTTAGAAGATTTAGGTAGAGAGGAATCCCTTTTAAAGAGCGATCGCAATTCGCCTGTAGAATCATCTGCGCAATCGTCGGAGTCATCCCATCTCAATTCGGCATCGCAGGCAGAGATAATTACTGAAGCCCAACAATGGGCGATCGCAAAAGATGGCAAAGTAGTACTGCTGAGTCAGGTTCCGCATAGTCAGTCGCCCGGTCATGCGATCGGAGCGATTACCTGCCCCAAGTAA
- a CDS encoding DUF4255 domain-containing protein, protein MLDIALTFLKNELNTYLQTQIGSDSATVEIVNLVDETGKYTVTNSIAASIINIEEDRIFKSQVPDRIYANGQHVILEPDLKLNLYVLFAANFPKDSSSRPNYDQALKYISYILMYFQMHPAFTSLEYPALDSRIDKLTAELQSLNYEQLNQIWAFIGAKQLPSLIYKIRMVSVQGMVPKAIQLPIMEVKTNLHSR, encoded by the coding sequence ATGTTAGATATTGCACTTACATTTCTTAAAAATGAATTAAATACTTATTTGCAAACCCAGATCGGTTCGGACTCGGCTACTGTCGAGATCGTTAACTTAGTGGATGAGACAGGTAAATATACGGTTACGAACAGCATTGCTGCTTCCATCATCAACATTGAGGAAGATCGTATTTTTAAATCCCAGGTTCCAGATCGCATTTATGCAAATGGGCAACATGTCATCTTAGAACCTGACTTAAAGCTTAATTTGTATGTGTTGTTTGCCGCTAATTTCCCGAAAGACTCTAGCTCCCGACCAAACTACGACCAAGCTTTAAAATACATCTCTTATATATTGATGTATTTCCAGATGCATCCTGCTTTTACCTCACTAGAATATCCTGCTCTCGACTCGCGTATTGATAAATTGACGGCAGAGTTACAATCGCTTAACTACGAGCAATTGAATCAGATATGGGCGTTTATTGGAGCCAAACAATTACCATCACTTATTTACAAGATTCGCATGGTATCAGTACAGGGCATGGTGCCAAAAGCTATTCAGTTACCCATTATGGAAGTCAAAACAAATCTTCACAGTCGATAA